The Dysgonomonadaceae bacterium PH5-43 region AAGGCAAGCTTACCGAAGTAGCTTCTACGCAATTTACAAATGCAAACTGCCCAACCGAAGTAACCCCCTCTTTAATAATGATAGTTTTAATCTCATCTTTCGTAATATGAGAATACCAAGGAATATCATTCAGACGCTTATAGTCGGGCATTTCGCCTTCGCCCCATACAGTGAGTGTTCCGTCTTCGAATTTCCAAAATATGTTTTCGGTTTTAGCATTTACAGTCAATATCTGAGTAACGGGAGTAGCAGCTTCGTATTCGTCGTTACCATCTTGCGATGCAGTAATAGTAGTTGTACCTTCTGCAACAATATGTATTTTACCATCTACAATAGTTGCAACAGTTTCATCAGAGCTTGTGTAGCTTACTTCCAAACCAGAGCTTGCAGTTGCACCGGGTGCGAAATCTTCATCACCAACAGTAACTTCAGCTAAAGCATCGAAAGTAATTGTTTGTGGTGATTTAGCAACATCTGTAACTGTATATTCAACTGAATAAATTTCACCTCCTCTATTGCCAGTATAAATTTTAAAAGCCATTACATATTCTCCTGCAAGTAAGCCACTTCTGGGAGTTACGGTTAATACTACATTATCTCCTTCAGTTCCTTTGGGAGTTAAGTAAACATCAATAACATCTCTACCAGAAGCTCCACCTATTATAAAATCAGCATCGTCAATTTCTCTGGGGAAAGACATAAATGCACAGAAATTTACTTCGTCGTTTGTTTTGTTTGTTATTGTTATTGTTTTGCTTACAGGTGTAGAACCTAAAGGCTGGCTTTCAAATACTAAGCCTGCGTCTGGAGTAATCGTCACATAGTCTCTTACGGTTTGTGCTTGTGCGGTAACAGCAAACGCAACGAGAGCGAAAGCACTCAATAATAAAGTAAATACTTTTTTCATTCTTTCTTTTTGTTATTAATTAATATTTAGTGATTGTTATTCTTGTGTTCATAAATATGCTAGCGCGTATGTACGAGGAAATGTTTATTGTGCGAAAACAGCGCACAAAGGTAGAGTTTATAATGTTTTGGTTTCTTTACAAACAAGAAATAATAATTGACAGATTAACAAAAAGCAGCCTTTTTCTTCCATTCACTGAACGTTTTACCTTCATATTGTCGGAAAGTTCTACTAAAAGCTGATGCTTGCGAGAAACCACACATTGAGGCAAGTTCGTCTATTGTTAGTTCGGTATTTTGTTGTACTTGTTCTTTTGCATATTCAATACGTTTACGATTGATAAATTCCCAGAAGTTACAATTGTATTCATCTTTTAATATATGGGAGATATACGTGCGGTTTGTGCCAACCATATTTGCAATATCGTTAATCCTCAGATTCTTTTGCAGAAACACTTTATCTTCGTTAATCACTTTCTCTAATTTAGGTAGAAATTTTAGATAGATACTTGCTTTGTGGTCTGTATCAGTGTGTATATCTAAAGTTTCCATATCCTTATCTAACAACGCTTGGTCGGGAAGCATTAGTTCTTTGGCAAAAGTTTCTGCTGTGTAATGCGAACAAGATACGTGATAACATATATAATAAAGAATTGCAGCATAAAGAAAAAGAATAATCGACACTAAACCTTCATACTCTATATAAAGAGCATAACCCATTACTGCAACAACAAAAGTAAGTATCAGAAAGGCAAGAATACCCCACAATACCGACCAATGATGTTTAATTTCTTTATCGTCGATGTTGGAGAAAAAGTCGTAGAGATGTTGTCGATACAATATCAGACGGTAAATAGCATACACAAATAAAGACAAGGCTTGTAGCAACAAAAGCAAGCTGTAGGTGTACTCATTAATTAAAAGCCGTAGAGTGTAGTAAATAGGATTATCGAAATGTATATCTCCATTGTCTTCAATCATTACTTTCATAAAATTTGTTGCTTGCTCTTCTCCTAAACATAAAAGGCAGACCGCGCTTATGGTGGCAAACAAAACGGGAGGAATAAAGAACAAACTATTCTTTAAGGCTAATCTACTTTTGTCGCCGGTTACTTCCTTAAAATACAAAAATATAACAGGTATAAACAATAGCGTAGAGTAGGTCTCAATAATGTCGAGCTTATAAAAGAGACTGTAGTTTTTATCGACATACCAGTAAAAAGCACTCACTCCCATAGTAATTGTAATTAGTATCATTACTATAGCCCAGATATTCTGTGAACGATTATTCCTATTCCTATTAAATAAGAAATGAATTGTCCAGAACAAAGACACCATAAAGGGCAGCAATATACTAATGTGTTTCAACATACTTGCGTTCTTCTGTGTTTATGGAAACAAAGGTAATGATAATTGCAAAACATACAAGTAGAACAATTCGAGCTTTTGCAAACAACTTTCTCTACTCATTTAAGCATATTCTTAGCGAAATTAATCGGCAGCATTAAAAAAAGCTGTAATTTTGCCTCCTACTACAAACTTATGGACTGGATTATAAATAATAAAATAGAAATAATAGGAGCCTTGCTCTCTTTTATTTTTCTCATTCTTGAAGTAAAACAAAACTGGATTATGTGGATAGTAGGTATATTCAGCTCGGCTTTTTATATCTATATATTCTATAATGCTCATCTGTTTGCCAATATGGGAATGAATGTTTACTATACCGTTATGTCGGTATACGGCTTATATTGTTGGAAGTTTGCAAAAAATAAAGAAGCTAACGAAAGTAACGACTTCCATTTCATATCCAAAGAATTAGCAATTAAGTTAAGCATCATAACTCTCTTTGTTTTCGGGCTTATTCTATTTATCCTGAAACGAGTTCCCGACTCAGAAATTCCTATCCCCGACGCATTAATAGCATCTTTAAGCATAGTGGCAACTTGGATGACCGCCAAGAAAATAGTAGAGTGCTGGTATCCTTGGATATTTGTAAACTTCTTCTCTATAGGCGTATACGCTTATCAGCATCTTTACCCAACGGCTATATTATATGTGTTTTATGGTACACTGTCGATAGTAGGCTTAATAAACTGGCGCAAATCTGTTATTAAAAAAATATGATTCCTTTATTGCAAGACTTCAAAACAATAATATTAGCAAACGGAGCTTTCCCTACTCATAAAGTTCCTTTGTCGTTCCTTTATTCTGCCGACAGAATTATCTGTTGCGATGGGGCTATAATAAATCTTCTTCAAACAGGATTGGAGCCTAACCATATAGTGGGAGATTTAGACAGTATATCTGATGTGCTTCAAAAACGCTTTCAGTCTATTCTTCATCACTGCCCTGATCAAGAAACTAACGACCTAGCAAAGGCTGTTAAGTTTTGCATTGAAAATGAATGGACGCATATAACCATATTAGGCGCAACAGGTAAAAGAGAAGATCATAGTATAGGTAACCTTTCTTTACTTGCCGATTATAACGAGGAAGTAGACATACAACTAATAACCGATTACGGAGTTTTTAACCCTCAATCGACTAACAATTCCGTTTACGAAAGTCAGCCTAAACAACAGGTCTCCATTTTTAGTCTCACCCCAGATACTCTATTCGATAGCGAAGGATTGGTGTATGCCTTAAATAAGAGAGCACTTACATCGTGGTGGCAAGGCTCGCTCAACGAAGCTCAAGGAAATAGCTTTACTCTTAATATGAATAAAGGTAAAGCCTTAGTATTCCGCGAGTTTATATAAATTATATTACTTTTGTGCTCTAACCCTATTTACATTAACAATGGTACTTAATTACATTTGGATAGCATTTTTCGTTATAGCCTTCGTTGTCGGATTATGTAAGGTAATCTTTACAGGCGATATGAACATCTTTACCGATATGATGAATGCGACGTTCGACGCAGCTAAGAATGGATTTGAAATATCTATCGGTCTAACAGGCGTGCTTTCCCTTTGGCTCGGATTTATGAAGATAGGAGAGCGTGGAGGAGTCGTGAACTTCTTATCGCGAGCATCAGCACCAGTGTTTACCCGTCTGTTTCCCGATATTCCGAAAGGACACCCCGCAACAGGATCTATATTTATGAACATAGCCGCCAATATGCTTAACCTCGACAATGCCGCTACTCCTTTGGGACTCAAAGCAATGAAGGAGATGCAAGACTTAAACAAGAATAAAGATACGGCAAGCAACTCTATGATAATGTTTATAGTGCTGAATGCTTCGGGGCTTACCCTTATTCCTGTTACCATTATGGTTTACCGAACCCAGATGGGAGCTGCCAACCCAGCCGATATATTTGTTCCCCTTATGATTGCCACCTTTGTAGCAACTCTTGCCGGAGTAATATATGTATGCATACGACAAAAGATTAACATCTTCGACAAGGTATTGCTCAGCTTTTTCGGAGGCATCATAGCCTTTATCGCCTTAGTCGTATGGTGGGTTAAATCGTTGCCACAAGAAGACGTTTCTATGTATTCGTCTTTAATAGCAAACTGCTTTTTGTTTTGCATCATCATCTCATTTATAGTTGCAGGAGTAAGGAAAAAGATAAACGTTTACGATGCCTTTATCGATGGGGCTAAAGACGGATTTAAGACCGCCATTATGATTATTCCTTATCTTATAGCAATGTTGGTTGCGATAGCCCTGTTCAGAACCTCGGGAGCTATGAGTTTCATTACCGAAGGCTTAGCATCTGGCGTAGCCGCAATCGGACTTCCTACCGAATGGGTCGACGCTTTCCCCACCGCAATAATGAAACCCTTAAGTGGAAGCGGAGCAAGAGGTATGATGATTAATACTATGCAAACTTTCGGAGCCGACTCTTTCGCTGGGCGATTAGCCAGTGTTTTTCAAGGCTCTACCGATACAACTTTCTACCTCATAGCCGTTTATTATGGAGCGGTAAATATAAAAAACACTCGTTACTCCATTGCAGGCTCTCTGATAGCCGACCTTGCCGGAGTGCTTGCCGCAATATTTGTCTGCTACTTATTCTTTGGGTAAACGGTAATCAATTCGGACTACACCGTAGTTTCAAATTTGTTTCACCCGTGTGAAACAGGTTGTTTCAGCTGGGTGAAACGAGTTGTTTCAGTTAGGTGAAACAAGTAGTTTCAGTTAAGTGAAACGAATTATATCAAAGTAAGAAACAGATTATTTCACCAGTATGAAATAATCTGTTTCAAAGTATTAAATAAATTGTATTGTCGGAAGAAAGATTATTGCTTTCTTGTTGCACTTCAAAGAAGTTAATTCGTTAACACATATCATAAATGCAGACTTTCGGAGCCGACTCTTCGTTAACGAATTATCTCAAATTAAACCTTATATAGAGATTTTCTCTTTAATTTAAGAACTCTTTTTTCAACTAATGTCCAGGATAACCATCCTGCTAATAAACAGATAATTATTAAAGGGATGAATATCCATTCATCTCTTAACCTTAATTCATAAAAAGCATTTATAACTAAAAAATGATAGATATACAGACCGTACGATATATCAGTTTTTCCAATTAATTTAGAAGTTAATTCAGGCTTTGTATATGCGAAACTAAATATACTCAAAACTAAAAAACAATGAAATAAAAGTTCCACAAAGTTAGGTTCATATGCTCCCGGATCATAACCCAAATAATAACCAATAGAACACAGAATAATATATGAAAAAATAAAAAGGAAGCCTTTATGTGCAATAAGAGGAATGATTCGTTCTTTGTTTAAATAAACAATAATACCAAAACAAAAGAAAAAGAAAAAATTTACAAATTGTAAAAAAGGATTTATAAATATCAAATAATATCCATTGTCCGAAAAAGAAGATAAAAAGGTATGTAAAAAATGGGTTTGATTCTGAGCGTATGAAATCATTCCTAATAATAGGAATATTACTGTTTTTACTCGATTGTTATATCTTTTAATAAAGAAAAAGATAAGAGGAATACTTAAATACAACAATATTTCTACACTAATAGTCCATAGTGCAGCATTGGGAGCACTACCTACTCCAAAGCCTTTAATAATCGAAGGTGTAAATTCTTGTATAAAGGTTAGTTGGGTGAAAATCCATAAAATAAAACTACTGCTTTTTAATTCATTTGTGTTTAAATGCCCGAAATAGATTAACAGTGTGATTGTTAATATTAAACAACAGATAAGAGCAGGGTAGAGTCTTAAGAAGCGATTTACAAAATACGTTTTCCAGTTAGGATTATTTTCATAAGACCAATAAATTAAAAAACCACTTAATGTGAAGAAAATAGGGACACCATTAAACAACGAAAGATATTTAAACCAGTTAGGAACTGAAATGATGAGATGTAAATGCGTTATTAATACCTGAAAAGCCGCAAATAAACGAATCAAATTAAAGTTATTTACTTTGTAGTCGATTAGTTTCTCCATGTGCAAATTTTATTCATTAATTTATAACTATATTTACTATCTTCTTAGGAACAACAATAACTTTCTTAGGAGTTTTGCCTTCTAACCACTTCTGTGCAAGCTCATGCGCAAGCACTGTGCTTTCAATCTCTTCTTTCGAAGCCTCAGCAGAGAAGTCTAAAGTGAAACGAGCTTTACCGTTGAAAGAAACTGTGTATTTGATGTTGCTTTCTTTTAAGTATTCTTCGTTTAACTTCGGATATTCGGCATCAAAAACGGTTGTTTCGTTTCCTAATCTGTGCCAAAGCTCTTCTGAGATGTAAGGAGCAAAAGA contains the following coding sequences:
- a CDS encoding AraC-like DNA-binding protein (product_source=COG2207; cath_funfam=1.10.10.60; cog=COG2207; pfam=PF12833; smart=SM00342; superfamily=46689,69737; transmembrane_helix_parts=Inside_1_20,TMhelix_21_43,Outside_44_62,TMhelix_63_82,Inside_83_118,TMhelix_119_141,Outside_142_160,TMhelix_161_183,Inside_184_189,TMhelix_190_212,Outside_213_363) yields the protein MILITITMGVSAFYWYVDKNYSLFYKLDIIETYSTLLFIPVIFLYFKEVTGDKSRLALKNSLFFIPPVLFATISAVCLLCLGEEQATNFMKVMIEDNGDIHFDNPIYYTLRLLINEYTYSLLLLLQALSLFVYAIYRLILYRQHLYDFFSNIDDKEIKHHWSVLWGILAFLILTFVVAVMGYALYIEYEGLVSIILFLYAAILYYICYHVSCSHYTAETFAKELMLPDQALLDKDMETLDIHTDTDHKASIYLKFLPKLEKVINEDKVFLQKNLRINDIANMVGTNRTYISHILKDEYNCNFWEFINRKRIEYAKEQVQQNTELTIDELASMCGFSQASAFSRTFRQYEGKTFSEWKKKAAFC
- a CDS encoding nicotinamide mononucleotide transporter (product_source=KO:K03811; cog=COG3201; ko=KO:K03811; pfam=PF04973; superfamily=161041; tigrfam=TIGR01528; transmembrane_helix_parts=Inside_1_12,TMhelix_13_35,Outside_36_49,TMhelix_50_72,Inside_73_92,TMhelix_93_112,Outside_113_163,TMhelix_164_186,Inside_187_194), giving the protein MDWIINNKIEIIGALLSFIFLILEVKQNWIMWIVGIFSSAFYIYIFYNAHLFANMGMNVYYTVMSVYGLYCWKFAKNKEANESNDFHFISKELAIKLSIITLFVFGLILFILKRVPDSEIPIPDALIASLSIVATWMTAKKIVECWYPWIFVNFFSIGVYAYQHLYPTAILYVFYGTLSIVGLINWRKSVIKKI
- a CDS encoding thiamine pyrophosphokinase (product_source=KO:K00949; cath_funfam=2.30.30.40,3.40.50.10240; cog=COG1564; ko=KO:K00949; pfam=PF04263; superfamily=63999; tigrfam=TIGR01378); translated protein: MIPLLQDFKTIILANGAFPTHKVPLSFLYSADRIICCDGAIINLLQTGLEPNHIVGDLDSISDVLQKRFQSILHHCPDQETNDLAKAVKFCIENEWTHITILGATGKREDHSIGNLSLLADYNEEVDIQLITDYGVFNPQSTNNSVYESQPKQQVSIFSLTPDTLFDSEGLVYALNKRALTSWWQGSLNEAQGNSFTLNMNKGKALVFREFI
- a CDS encoding spore maturation protein SpmA (product_source=COG2715; cog=COG2715; pfam=PF07670; transmembrane_helix_parts=Inside_1_2,TMhelix_3_25,Outside_26_44,TMhelix_45_62,Inside_63_140,TMhelix_141_163,Outside_164_172,TMhelix_173_192,Inside_193_203,TMhelix_204_223,Outside_224_232,TMhelix_233_255,Inside_256_275,TMhelix_276_298,Outside_299_355,TMhelix_356_378,Inside_379_384,TMhelix_385_407,Outside_408_410) encodes the protein MVLNYIWIAFFVIAFVVGLCKVIFTGDMNIFTDMMNATFDAAKNGFEISIGLTGVLSLWLGFMKIGERGGVVNFLSRASAPVFTRLFPDIPKGHPATGSIFMNIAANMLNLDNAATPLGLKAMKEMQDLNKNKDTASNSMIMFIVLNASGLTLIPVTIMVYRTQMGAANPADIFVPLMIATFVATLAGVIYVCIRQKINIFDKVLLSFFGGIIAFIALVVWWVKSLPQEDVSMYSSLIANCFLFCIIISFIVAGVRKKINVYDAFIDGAKDGFKTAIMIIPYLIAMLVAIALFRTSGAMSFITEGLASGVAAIGLPTEWVDAFPTAIMKPLSGSGARGMMINTMQTFGADSFAGRLASVFQGSTDTTFYLIAVYYGAVNIKNTRYSIAGSLIADLAGVLAAIFVCYLFFG
- a CDS encoding peptidoglycan/LPS O-acetylase OafA/YrhL (product_source=COG1835; cog=COG1835; pfam=PF01757; transmembrane_helix_parts=Inside_1_11,TMhelix_12_31,Outside_32_40,TMhelix_41_63,Inside_64_75,TMhelix_76_98,Outside_99_139,TMhelix_140_162,Inside_163_168,TMhelix_169_191,Outside_192_205,TMhelix_206_228,Inside_229_240,TMhelix_241_260,Outside_261_269,TMhelix_270_287,Inside_288_299,TMhelix_300_317,Outside_318_326,TMhelix_327_346,Inside_347_361) — encoded protein: MEKLIDYKVNNFNLIRLFAAFQVLITHLHLIISVPNWFKYLSLFNGVPIFFTLSGFLIYWSYENNPNWKTYFVNRFLRLYPALICCLILTITLLIYFGHLNTNELKSSSFILWIFTQLTFIQEFTPSIIKGFGVGSAPNAALWTISVEILLYLSIPLIFFFIKRYNNRVKTVIFLLLGMISYAQNQTHFLHTFLSSFSDNGYYLIFINPFLQFVNFFFFFCFGIIVYLNKERIIPLIAHKGFLFIFSYIILCSIGYYLGYDPGAYEPNFVELLFHCFLVLSIFSFAYTKPELTSKLIGKTDISYGLYIYHFLVINAFYELRLRDEWIFIPLIIICLLAGWLSWTLVEKRVLKLKRKSLYKV